One window of Nocardia nova SH22a genomic DNA carries:
- a CDS encoding MATE family efflux transporter, with protein sequence MSSSEVADGGRADARPDPAAAGPRRILGIAVPTLGVLVAEPIYLLFDMAVVGRLGALALAGLAVGGLILGQVSTQLTFLSYGTTARASRRHGAGDERGAVAEGVQASWLAVGAGLAIVVVLQVLARPIADVIAGGNDIADEALGWLRIALFGVPLILLTMAGNGWMRGVQQTRRPLVYVVAGLVVSAVLCPLLVHGLLGAPRLELAGSAVANVTGQVVSGALFVAALVRQRVPLRPRPRIMRAQLVLGRDLIVRSLAFQACFVSAGAVAARFGAASVAAHQLVLQLWNFLSLTLDSLAIAAQTLTGAALGAGHARGARGLARRITVWSTGFAVVLALIFAAGYEVIPQLFTDDPAVLDRVHVIWWFFVGLIPAAGVVFALDGVLLGAGDASYLRNTTMAAALVGFLPAIWLALSFDWGIAGIWSGLSAFILLRLLAVGARAWSGSWARVGSEIPRSSR encoded by the coding sequence ATGTCGTCGAGCGAGGTGGCAGACGGCGGGCGGGCGGATGCTCGTCCGGACCCCGCCGCGGCCGGTCCCCGGCGGATTCTCGGCATCGCGGTGCCGACCCTCGGTGTGCTGGTCGCCGAGCCGATCTATCTGCTGTTCGATATGGCGGTCGTGGGGCGCCTGGGCGCGTTGGCGCTGGCGGGGCTGGCGGTCGGCGGATTGATCCTCGGGCAGGTGAGTACTCAGCTGACCTTCCTCAGCTACGGCACCACGGCCCGGGCGTCGCGGCGGCACGGCGCGGGTGACGAACGGGGTGCGGTGGCCGAGGGGGTGCAGGCGAGCTGGCTCGCGGTGGGGGCCGGGCTGGCGATCGTCGTCGTGTTGCAGGTCCTCGCCCGGCCGATCGCGGACGTGATCGCCGGTGGCAACGATATCGCCGACGAGGCGCTGGGGTGGTTGCGGATCGCGCTGTTCGGGGTGCCGCTGATCCTGTTGACCATGGCCGGTAACGGCTGGATGCGCGGGGTGCAGCAGACGCGCCGCCCGCTGGTGTACGTGGTTGCGGGACTGGTGGTTTCGGCGGTGCTGTGCCCGCTGCTGGTGCACGGGCTGCTGGGCGCGCCCCGGCTGGAACTGGCCGGTTCCGCGGTGGCCAATGTGACCGGGCAGGTGGTTTCGGGTGCGCTGTTCGTGGCCGCGCTGGTGCGGCAGCGGGTTCCGCTGCGGCCGCGGCCGCGGATCATGCGCGCGCAGCTGGTGCTCGGGCGGGATCTGATCGTGCGCAGCCTGGCTTTCCAGGCATGTTTCGTCTCGGCGGGCGCGGTGGCCGCGCGGTTCGGCGCGGCTTCGGTGGCAGCGCATCAACTCGTGCTGCAACTGTGGAATTTCCTGTCGCTGACCCTGGATTCGCTGGCGATCGCCGCCCAGACGCTCACCGGTGCGGCGCTGGGGGCCGGTCACGCCCGTGGCGCGCGCGGGCTCGCCCGCCGGATCACGGTGTGGTCCACGGGGTTCGCGGTGGTGCTCGCGCTGATCTTCGCCGCCGGCTACGAGGTGATTCCGCAGTTGTTCACCGACGATCCGGCCGTCCTCGACCGCGTGCACGTGATCTGGTGGTTCTTCGTCGGCCTCATCCCCGCCGCCGGTGTGGTCTTCGCACTCGACGGGGTGCTGCTCGGTGCGGGCGACGCGTCCTATCTGCGCAACACCACGATGGCGGCGGCCCTGGTGGGTTTCCTGCCCGCGATCTGGCTGGCGCTGAGCTTCGACTGGGGGATCGCGGGAATCTGGTCCGGGCTGAGCGCGTTCATCCTGCTGCGGCTGCTGGCGGTCGGAGCGCGCGCGTGGTCGGGCAGCTGGGCGCGGGTGGGGTCGGAAATCCCCCGGTCGTCGCGATAG
- a CDS encoding DHH family phosphoesterase, producing the protein MTAVTSTADPAVAVEVLAAARTVTVLCHVQPDADTVGSGLALAQVLHRRGVPVQVSFAEPRELPASMRSLPGIEHLVPADRVAATVDLLVTVDCGSAGRLGALADRIDGAATTLVIDHHRSNTRFGTVNLIDATAESTTSVLARVFDAWGEEIDRDIAHCLYAGLVTDTGCFRWGGPGTHLLADRLLATGIDGAGITRTLMDTHPFGWLSMLSRVLGSARLEPGAAGGAGLVYAFVHADDTGEVRSEEVESVIDVVRTTAEADVAAVFKQSRHDPDRWMVSLRSRDSGVGTGDAVDVAAVATRLGGGGHRYAAGYTTTGSAEELVAALIETLDRPH; encoded by the coding sequence ATGACAGCTGTGACGTCGACGGCGGATCCGGCCGTGGCCGTCGAGGTGCTGGCGGCGGCCCGCACGGTGACCGTGCTCTGCCACGTGCAGCCGGACGCCGATACCGTCGGCAGCGGACTGGCGCTGGCGCAGGTGCTGCACCGGCGCGGTGTGCCGGTGCAGGTGTCGTTCGCGGAACCTCGTGAGTTACCGGCGTCGATGCGGTCGCTGCCCGGAATCGAACATCTTGTTCCGGCCGATCGGGTGGCCGCGACGGTGGATCTGCTGGTGACCGTGGACTGCGGCAGCGCCGGTCGGCTGGGTGCGCTCGCCGACCGGATCGACGGTGCCGCAACAACACTGGTGATCGACCATCATCGCTCCAATACCCGGTTCGGCACGGTCAACCTGATCGACGCCACCGCGGAGTCGACGACCAGTGTGCTGGCGCGTGTCTTCGACGCCTGGGGCGAGGAGATCGATCGCGATATCGCGCACTGCCTGTACGCGGGACTGGTGACCGATACCGGCTGTTTCCGCTGGGGTGGCCCCGGAACCCATCTGCTCGCCGATCGTTTGCTGGCCACCGGGATCGACGGCGCCGGAATCACCCGCACGCTGATGGACACCCATCCGTTCGGCTGGTTGTCGATGCTGTCGCGGGTGCTGGGCTCCGCGCGGCTCGAGCCGGGGGCCGCCGGTGGTGCCGGACTGGTGTACGCCTTCGTCCACGCCGACGACACCGGTGAGGTGCGCTCGGAAGAGGTGGAGAGCGTCATCGACGTCGTCCGCACCACCGCCGAGGCGGATGTGGCGGCGGTGTTCAAGCAATCGCGCCACGACCCGGACCGCTGGATGGTGTCGCTGCGTTCGCGGGACAGCGGAGTCGGCACCGGCGACGCGGTCGATGTCGCCGCGGTCGCGACCCGGCTCGGCGGCGGCGGGCATCGCTACGCCGCGGGATACACGACCACCGGTTCCGCCGAGGAGCTGGTGGCGGCGCTGATCGAGACCCTGGACCGCCCGCACTAG
- the rbfA gene encoding 30S ribosome-binding factor RbfA: MVDQARARRLAKRIVSIVGTAIEYEIKDPRLRFVTVTDAKVTGDLREATVYYTVMGETISAEPDFAGAAAGLEKAKGVLRSKVGAATGIKFTPTLSFVLDTVPDAAREMEQLLARARAVDERVAQVAANATHAGDADPYKPDPDEED, translated from the coding sequence ATGGTGGATCAGGCCAGGGCACGCCGACTCGCGAAGCGGATCGTCTCCATCGTCGGTACGGCGATCGAATACGAGATCAAGGATCCGCGGCTGCGTTTCGTCACGGTCACCGATGCCAAGGTGACCGGTGACCTGCGGGAGGCGACCGTCTACTACACGGTGATGGGTGAAACCATCTCCGCCGAACCGGATTTCGCGGGCGCCGCGGCCGGACTGGAGAAGGCCAAGGGTGTGCTGCGGTCGAAGGTGGGCGCCGCCACCGGGATCAAGTTCACGCCGACGCTGAGTTTCGTCCTCGACACCGTGCCGGACGCGGCGCGGGAGATGGAGCAGTTGCTCGCGCGGGCCCGCGCCGTCGACGAGCGGGTGGCGCAGGTCGCGGCGAACGCCACCCACGCGGGCGACGCCGATCCCTACAAACCCGACCCCGACGAAGAAGACTGA
- a CDS encoding DUF503 domain-containing protein has translation MFVGALEFDILLGDVHSLKQKRSVIRPVLAELQRFGISAAEAGDHDQHRRTQLGVAMVSAEMGHLTEVLDKCERHVAARPELQLLAVRRRIFGPED, from the coding sequence TTGTTCGTCGGGGCATTGGAATTCGACATCCTGCTCGGCGATGTGCATTCGTTGAAACAGAAGCGCTCGGTGATTCGTCCGGTGCTGGCCGAACTGCAACGGTTCGGGATCAGCGCGGCCGAGGCCGGGGACCACGACCAACACCGCCGCACCCAGCTGGGCGTCGCGATGGTCAGTGCCGAGATGGGACATCTCACAGAGGTGCTGGACAAGTGTGAACGCCACGTCGCGGCCCGTCCGGAGTTACAGTTGCTGGCAGTACGCCGCCGCATCTTCGGACCCGAAGACTGA
- the infB gene encoding translation initiation factor IF-2 — MAGKARVHELAKELGVTSKELLATLKEQGEFVKSASSTVEAPVARRLRESFATKSSAPANGSAKTSAKPGPAQSRPAAKPSSGATPGPRPGPRPAPAAAPADSAPAAPAPAARPDAVKPGPAAKPGPKAPAQPAAPAASADAAQAPETGSAQAPQTGSRPTPGAPRPGQGRNAPGGQQGGPRPGGAGPKPGPKPPRVGNNPFSSAPERPAPRPASGPRPAPGPRPGPGQNAPRPGQGGARPTPGGAPRPAAGQGGPRPGGPRPSPGSMPPRPTPGAMPARAARPGPSAGRPGRPGGGAGGGRPGGGGGGGNYRGGGGGAGGGTGAGAPAAGGFRGRPGGGGRPGGGGGRGGAAGAFGRPGGAPRKGRKSKRAKRAEYENMQAPSVGGVRLPRGNGEIIRLARGASLSDFAEKINANPASLVQVLFNLGEMVTATQSVNDEIFELLGGEMNYVVHVVSPEDEDRELLESFDLTYGEDEGNEDDLQVRPPVVTVMGHVDHGKTRLLDTIRKTNVREGEAGGITQHIGAYQVLTNVNDEDRLITFIDTPGHEAFTAMRARGAKATDIAVLVVAADDGVMPQTVEAINHAQAADVPIVVAVNKIDKEGANPEKIRQQLTEYNLVAEEYGGDTMFVDISARQNINIQALLEAVVLTADAALDLRANPDMDAQGVAIEAHLDRGRGPVATVLVQRGTLRVGDSIVAGDAYGRVRRMVDEHGEDVDAALPSRPVQVIGFTSVPGAGDNLLVVEEDRIARQIADRRNARKRNALAARSRKRISLEDLDAALKETSELNLILKGDNSGTVEALEEALLGIEISDEVRLRVIDRGVGGVTETNVNLASASNAIIIGFNVRAEGKATELANREGVDIRYYSVIYQAIDEIEKALKGMLKPIYEEAELGRAEIRAVFRSSKFGNIAGCMITSGTVKRNAKARLLRDSVVIADTTIQSLRREKDDATEVREGFECGMTLGYNDIKEGDIIEAYELREKPRD, encoded by the coding sequence GTGGCAGGCAAGGCCCGCGTGCACGAGTTGGCAAAAGAACTCGGTGTCACGAGTAAAGAACTACTCGCAACGCTCAAGGAGCAGGGCGAGTTCGTGAAGTCGGCGTCATCGACGGTGGAGGCACCCGTCGCACGTCGGCTCCGGGAGTCGTTCGCGACGAAATCGTCCGCCCCGGCCAACGGCTCCGCGAAGACTTCCGCGAAACCCGGTCCGGCACAGTCGCGTCCGGCCGCGAAACCGTCCTCCGGCGCGACTCCGGGCCCGCGGCCCGGCCCGCGTCCGGCTCCGGCCGCGGCACCGGCCGATTCGGCGCCCGCCGCACCGGCCCCGGCCGCCCGCCCCGACGCGGTGAAGCCCGGACCGGCCGCCAAGCCCGGTCCGAAGGCCCCCGCGCAGCCCGCGGCACCGGCGGCATCCGCCGATGCGGCCCAGGCCCCGGAAACCGGCTCGGCTCAGGCTCCGCAGACCGGCTCGCGTCCCACTCCGGGCGCGCCGCGTCCCGGCCAGGGTCGTAACGCTCCCGGCGGACAGCAGGGCGGCCCCCGTCCGGGCGGTGCTGGTCCCAAGCCCGGTCCGAAGCCGCCGCGCGTCGGTAACAACCCCTTCTCCTCGGCTCCCGAGCGTCCCGCGCCGCGTCCGGCCTCCGGCCCGCGTCCGGCGCCGGGTCCGCGTCCCGGTCCGGGACAGAACGCGCCGCGTCCGGGTCAGGGCGGAGCTCGCCCCACGCCGGGCGGTGCGCCTCGTCCCGCGGCCGGTCAGGGCGGTCCTCGCCCCGGTGGCCCGCGTCCGTCTCCCGGTTCGATGCCGCCCCGGCCGACCCCGGGTGCGATGCCGGCCCGCGCGGCCCGTCCGGGTCCGTCGGCAGGCCGTCCGGGTCGTCCCGGTGGTGGCGCCGGTGGCGGCCGTCCCGGTGGCGGTGGCGGCGGTGGTAACTACCGCGGTGGCGGTGGTGGCGCCGGTGGTGGCACCGGTGCGGGTGCGCCCGCGGCCGGTGGCTTCCGGGGTCGTCCCGGCGGCGGTGGCCGTCCCGGTGGTGGCGGCGGTCGCGGCGGTGCCGCGGGTGCCTTCGGCCGTCCCGGTGGCGCCCCCCGCAAGGGCCGCAAGTCGAAGCGGGCGAAACGCGCCGAATACGAGAACATGCAGGCACCGTCGGTCGGCGGTGTGCGGCTGCCGCGCGGTAACGGCGAGATCATCCGGCTCGCCCGCGGCGCCTCGCTGTCGGACTTCGCCGAGAAGATCAACGCCAACCCGGCCTCGCTGGTGCAGGTGCTGTTCAACCTCGGTGAGATGGTCACCGCGACCCAGTCGGTGAACGACGAGATCTTCGAGCTGCTCGGCGGCGAGATGAATTACGTCGTGCACGTGGTCTCGCCCGAGGACGAGGACCGCGAGCTGCTGGAGAGCTTCGACCTCACCTACGGCGAGGACGAGGGCAACGAGGACGACCTGCAGGTCCGTCCGCCGGTGGTGACCGTCATGGGTCACGTCGACCACGGTAAGACCCGACTGCTGGACACCATCCGCAAGACCAACGTCCGCGAGGGCGAGGCCGGCGGTATCACCCAGCACATCGGCGCCTACCAGGTGCTCACCAACGTCAACGACGAAGACCGGCTCATCACCTTCATCGACACCCCGGGTCACGAGGCGTTCACCGCCATGCGTGCGCGTGGTGCCAAGGCCACCGACATCGCGGTGCTGGTGGTCGCCGCCGACGACGGCGTGATGCCGCAGACGGTGGAGGCGATCAACCACGCGCAGGCCGCGGATGTGCCGATCGTGGTGGCGGTCAACAAGATCGACAAGGAGGGCGCGAACCCGGAGAAGATCCGGCAGCAGCTCACCGAGTACAACCTGGTGGCCGAGGAGTACGGCGGCGACACGATGTTCGTCGACATCTCCGCGCGGCAGAACATCAACATCCAGGCCCTGCTCGAGGCGGTCGTGCTGACCGCGGACGCGGCGCTGGACCTGCGGGCCAACCCGGATATGGACGCTCAGGGTGTCGCCATCGAGGCGCACCTCGACCGCGGCCGTGGTCCGGTGGCCACCGTGCTGGTGCAGCGCGGTACCTTGCGCGTCGGTGACTCGATCGTGGCCGGTGACGCCTACGGTCGCGTGCGCCGCATGGTCGACGAACACGGCGAGGACGTGGACGCGGCCCTGCCGTCGCGGCCGGTGCAGGTCATCGGTTTCACCTCGGTGCCGGGTGCGGGCGACAACCTGCTCGTCGTCGAGGAGGACCGCATCGCTCGCCAGATCGCCGACCGGCGCAATGCGCGCAAGCGCAACGCACTGGCCGCGCGCAGCCGCAAGCGGATCAGCCTGGAAGATCTGGATGCCGCTCTGAAGGAGACCTCGGAGCTCAACCTGATCCTCAAGGGCGACAACTCCGGTACGGTCGAGGCCCTGGAAGAGGCGCTGCTCGGTATCGAGATCAGCGACGAGGTCCGGCTGCGGGTCATCGACCGCGGTGTCGGTGGTGTCACCGAGACCAATGTCAACCTGGCTTCCGCGTCGAACGCGATCATCATCGGGTTCAACGTCCGGGCCGAGGGCAAGGCCACCGAACTCGCCAACCGCGAGGGTGTGGACATCCGCTACTACTCGGTGATCTACCAGGCCATCGACGAGATCGAGAAGGCCCTCAAGGGCATGCTCAAGCCGATCTACGAAGAGGCCGAGCTGGGTCGCGCCGAGATTCGCGCGGTGTTCCGCTCCTCGAAGTTCGGCAACATCGCCGGCTGCATGATCACCTCCGGGACGGTCAAGCGCAACGCCAAGGCCCGTCTGCTGCGCGACAGCGTGGTGATCGCCGATACGACGATCCAATCGCTGCGCCGGGAGAAGGACGACGCCACCGAGGTCCGCGAGGGCTTCGAATGCGGTATGACGTTGGGCTACAACGACATCAAGGAAGGCGACATCATCGAGGCCTACGAGCTTCGGGAGAAGCCGCGCGACTGA
- a CDS encoding YlxR family protein — MAAVQWTQAQRESSVTALSAQVGTRVATRSPGPVRTCVGCRKRELAADLLRVVAQSRESGSERDAIVEVVPDPRRRLPGRGAWLHPVSSCLSMAERRRAFGRALRVSGKLDISALEHYVENRHEHS, encoded by the coding sequence ATGGCAGCGGTACAGTGGACACAGGCTCAGCGCGAGTCTTCGGTAACCGCACTTTCCGCCCAGGTCGGAACTCGGGTCGCAACCCGATCTCCCGGCCCGGTCCGGACCTGTGTCGGATGCCGGAAACGCGAGCTGGCCGCCGATCTGTTGCGGGTCGTGGCGCAATCACGCGAGAGCGGTTCCGAAAGGGACGCGATCGTCGAGGTGGTTCCCGATCCGCGGCGCAGACTTCCCGGGAGGGGTGCCTGGTTGCACCCCGTTTCGTCTTGTCTGAGCATGGCAGAGCGGCGCCGAGCGTTCGGCAGAGCGCTACGAGTGTCCGGAAAACTGGATATCTCAGCCCTGGAGCACTACGTCGAGAACAGGCACGAGCACTCATGA
- the nusA gene encoding transcription termination factor NusA, which produces MNIEIEALRAIVADKGISMETVLSAIESALLTAYRHTEGHEPNARIDINQKTGVVRVMATETDADGNVVSEWDDTPEGFGRIAATTARQVVLQRLRDAENEKSFGEFSTHEGDIVGGVVQRDARMNARGTVVVRIGSEANGAEGLIPSAEQVPGESYEHGDRIKCYVYGVSRGARGPQITLSRTHPNLVRRLFALEVPEIADGSVEIVAVAREAGHRSKIAVRSTVPGVNAKGACIGPMGQRVRNVMSELAGEKIDIIDWAEDPAAFVGNALSPSKVVSVTIVDPEARAARVVVPDFQLSLAIGKEGQNARLAARLTGWRIDIRSDAAPDVAGSPRPQAQHG; this is translated from the coding sequence ATGAACATCGAAATCGAAGCCCTGCGTGCGATCGTCGCCGATAAGGGAATCTCGATGGAGACAGTGCTCTCCGCGATCGAGTCGGCTCTGCTGACCGCCTATCGGCACACCGAGGGCCACGAGCCCAACGCACGCATCGACATCAATCAGAAGACCGGCGTGGTGCGCGTGATGGCCACCGAGACCGACGCCGACGGCAATGTCGTCTCCGAATGGGACGACACCCCCGAGGGCTTCGGCCGCATCGCCGCCACCACCGCCCGCCAGGTGGTGCTGCAGCGGCTGCGCGATGCCGAGAACGAGAAGTCCTTCGGCGAGTTCTCGACGCACGAGGGCGATATCGTCGGCGGTGTCGTCCAGCGCGACGCCCGGATGAACGCCCGCGGCACGGTGGTGGTGCGGATCGGCAGCGAGGCCAACGGCGCCGAGGGCCTGATCCCGTCCGCCGAGCAGGTCCCGGGCGAGTCCTACGAGCACGGCGATCGCATCAAGTGCTACGTCTACGGCGTCTCGCGCGGCGCCCGCGGCCCGCAGATCACGCTGTCGCGGACCCATCCGAATCTGGTGCGGCGGCTGTTCGCGCTCGAGGTGCCCGAGATCGCCGACGGTTCGGTGGAGATCGTGGCGGTGGCCCGCGAGGCCGGTCACCGCTCCAAGATCGCCGTCCGCTCCACGGTGCCCGGCGTCAACGCCAAGGGCGCGTGTATCGGCCCGATGGGCCAGCGCGTGCGCAATGTGATGAGCGAGCTGGCCGGGGAGAAGATCGACATCATCGACTGGGCCGAGGATCCCGCCGCCTTCGTCGGGAATGCGCTGAGTCCGTCCAAGGTTGTGTCGGTGACGATCGTCGATCCGGAGGCCCGTGCCGCCCGGGTCGTGGTCCCCGATTTCCAGCTGTCGCTGGCGATCGGCAAGGAAGGCCAGAACGCTCGGCTGGCCGCCCGACTGACCGGCTGGCGCATCGATATCCGCTCCGACGCCGCCCCCGACGTGGCCGGATCGCCCCGCCCGCAGGCCCAGCACGGGTAG
- the rimP gene encoding ribosome maturation factor RimP: MPMPTEERVSQLVAGLIARRGLDLEGVRITPAGGPNTRVTVTVDSDDTVDLDTIAEISSEVSAALDDAGDFGETPYLLEITTPGVERPLTEPRHWRRARGRKVRVRLREGAPTPDGKSEFDARVGAATENEVALVLGGKRAPHRVTVALADIGSAVVQVEFSRPGAAEMELAGGVAAGRPEPGVADDAVDVAETVRGEHRPVVAPTEGIVE, from the coding sequence ATGCCGATGCCGACCGAGGAAAGGGTGAGCCAGCTCGTTGCTGGACTCATCGCACGCCGGGGACTGGACCTCGAGGGCGTGCGCATCACCCCTGCCGGCGGGCCGAACACACGGGTGACTGTCACCGTCGACAGTGACGACACGGTGGACCTGGACACGATCGCGGAAATCAGCTCGGAGGTCTCGGCGGCTCTGGACGACGCCGGTGACTTCGGTGAAACCCCCTACCTGCTCGAGATCACGACGCCCGGCGTGGAACGCCCCCTGACCGAACCCCGGCACTGGCGTCGCGCCCGCGGCCGCAAGGTGCGCGTCCGGCTCCGCGAGGGTGCGCCGACCCCGGATGGCAAATCCGAATTCGATGCCCGGGTGGGCGCCGCGACCGAGAACGAGGTGGCTCTGGTGCTCGGCGGCAAACGCGCCCCACATCGGGTCACGGTGGCGCTGGCCGACATCGGCTCCGCGGTCGTGCAGGTGGAATTCTCTCGGCCGGGTGCGGCCGAGATGGAACTGGCCGGCGGAGTCGCCGCGGGCCGGCCCGAGCCCGGCGTCGCCGACGATGCGGTGGATGTGGCCGAAACCGTCCGGGGAGAACATCGTCCAGTAGTTGCGCCGACCGAAGGGATCGTGGAATGA
- a CDS encoding ferritin-like domain-containing protein, which produces MSDIDQQVLTQALNAQYSAVYAYGVIAAYASPERNKMVAEYLAAHRARRDATVDALKAAGGTVPAAAAAYAPPFPVDNPIPAAKLAVTVESDGAVAWRSVVERATTPELRRTGIDGLTEAAGRLASWQAVLGVNPPTTPFPGQP; this is translated from the coding sequence ATGAGTGATATCGATCAGCAGGTTCTGACCCAGGCGTTGAACGCCCAGTACTCCGCGGTGTACGCCTACGGCGTGATCGCGGCGTACGCCTCGCCCGAACGCAACAAGATGGTCGCGGAATACCTCGCCGCACATCGCGCCCGGCGCGACGCCACCGTCGATGCCCTGAAGGCCGCGGGCGGCACGGTTCCCGCGGCGGCGGCCGCCTATGCCCCGCCGTTCCCGGTCGACAACCCGATCCCGGCGGCCAAGCTCGCGGTCACCGTCGAATCCGACGGCGCGGTCGCCTGGCGTTCGGTCGTGGAGCGCGCCACCACACCCGAATTGCGCCGCACCGGAATCGACGGACTCACCGAAGCCGCAGGCCGCCTCGCCAGCTGGCAGGCGGTCTTGGGCGTGAACCCGCCGACCACCCCGTTCCCCGGACAGCCCTGA
- a CDS encoding proline--tRNA ligase produces the protein MITRLSHLFLRTLRDDPADAEVPSHKLLVRAGYVRRIAPGVYSWLPLGLKVLRRIEDVVREEMNGIGGQEISLPALLPRDPYETTNRWTEYGDALFRLRDRKGADMLLGPTHEELFALTVKGEYNSYKDLPVTLYQIQTKYRDEERPRAGILRGREFIMKDSYSFDLDEDGLAASYAAHRGAYQRIFARLGVEYVIVAATSGAMGGSASEEFLATSPIGEDTYVTCLESGYAANVEAVVTPAPAEIPVEGRPEAVVHDTPGTPTIASLVEWANGAGIAEGYGRPVTAADTLKNVMVKLRHPDGKTEVVGIGVPGDREVDDKRLGASLEPAEVELLTDEDFTANPFLIKGYIGPKALLENGVRYLVDPRVVTGTSWITGADASGKHVVGLVAGRDFTPDGTIEAAEVREGDPSPDGRGVLHAARGIEIAHIFQLGYKYTDAFEVDVLGENGKPVRLVQGSYGVGISRMVAVVAEQMHDEKGLRWPSEIAPFDVHVVVANKDEAARAGAEQVVAGLDAQGLDILFDDRTASPGVKFKDAELLGMPWIVVIGRGWADGKVELRNRFTGEAEDIPADSAVESVLAKIRA, from the coding sequence GTGATCACCCGTCTCTCGCACCTGTTCCTGCGCACCCTGCGCGACGATCCCGCCGACGCCGAGGTGCCCAGCCACAAACTTCTGGTCCGCGCCGGGTATGTGCGCCGGATCGCGCCGGGCGTGTACTCGTGGTTACCGCTGGGCCTGAAGGTGCTGCGCCGGATCGAGGACGTGGTGCGCGAGGAGATGAACGGGATCGGCGGACAGGAGATCTCGCTGCCCGCGCTGCTGCCGCGCGACCCCTACGAGACCACCAACCGCTGGACCGAATACGGCGACGCCCTGTTCCGCCTGCGCGACCGCAAGGGCGCCGACATGCTGCTCGGCCCCACCCACGAGGAACTGTTCGCGCTCACCGTCAAGGGTGAGTACAACTCGTACAAGGACCTGCCGGTCACGCTGTACCAGATCCAGACCAAATACCGCGACGAGGAGCGGCCACGCGCCGGGATCCTGCGCGGGCGCGAATTCATCATGAAGGACTCGTACTCCTTCGACCTCGACGAGGACGGCCTCGCGGCCAGCTACGCCGCGCACCGCGGTGCGTACCAGCGCATCTTCGCCCGCCTCGGCGTCGAATACGTGATCGTCGCCGCCACCTCGGGCGCGATGGGCGGCAGTGCGTCCGAGGAATTCCTGGCCACCAGCCCCATCGGCGAGGACACCTACGTGACCTGCCTGGAATCCGGTTACGCCGCGAACGTCGAGGCCGTGGTCACCCCGGCTCCCGCGGAGATTCCGGTCGAGGGCCGGCCCGAGGCCGTCGTCCACGACACCCCCGGCACCCCGACCATCGCCTCGCTGGTCGAATGGGCCAACGGCGCGGGCATCGCGGAGGGGTACGGCCGTCCCGTCACCGCCGCGGACACGCTCAAGAACGTGATGGTCAAGCTCCGGCACCCGGACGGTAAGACCGAGGTCGTCGGTATCGGCGTGCCCGGGGACCGTGAGGTCGACGACAAACGTCTCGGCGCCAGCCTGGAGCCCGCCGAGGTGGAGTTGCTGACCGACGAGGACTTCACCGCCAACCCCTTCCTGATCAAGGGCTACATCGGGCCGAAGGCACTGCTGGAGAACGGCGTTCGCTACCTGGTCGACCCACGCGTGGTCACCGGAACCTCCTGGATCACCGGCGCCGACGCCTCCGGCAAACATGTCGTGGGCCTGGTCGCGGGCCGGGACTTCACCCCCGACGGCACCATCGAGGCCGCCGAGGTCCGCGAGGGTGACCCCTCGCCGGACGGCCGGGGTGTGCTGCACGCCGCGCGCGGAATCGAGATCGCCCACATCTTCCAGCTCGGCTACAAGTACACCGATGCCTTCGAGGTCGACGTGCTCGGCGAGAACGGCAAGCCCGTGCGGCTGGTCCAGGGCTCCTACGGCGTGGGCATCTCGCGCATGGTCGCGGTCGTAGCCGAGCAGATGCACGACGAGAAGGGCCTGCGCTGGCCGAGCGAGATCGCGCCCTTCGATGTGCACGTCGTCGTCGCCAACAAGGACGAGGCCGCCCGCGCGGGCGCCGAACAGGTCGTCGCCGGCCTCGACGCGCAGGGCCTGGACATCCTGTTCGACGACCGCACCGCCTCACCCGGCGTCAAGTTCAAGGACGCCGAACTGCTCGGCATGCCGTGGATCGTCGTGATCGGCCGCGGCTGGGCCGACGGCAAGGTGGAGCTGCGCAACCGCTTCACCGGTGAAGCCGAGGACATCCCGGCCGATTCCGCCGTCGAGTCCGTCCTCGCCAAGATCCGCGCCTGA